A region of the Penicillium psychrofluorescens genome assembly, chromosome: 6 genome:
GGATCCGTCGGGCTGGGTTTATGGCTTTGAGCGTTGGCATGGCACGCTCTTTACCATGGCTATCGCCGTCGTGGGCACGCTGGTCAACACCTTTGGTGCCAAGTTCCTGCCCCCATTGGAAGGTATCATATTGTTCCTCCATTTGGGGGGATTTGTCGCAGTCCTGGTTCCGATCTGGGCGATGTCTCCGTCCACGGTCTCTTCCCACGAGGTCTGGACACAATTCACGAATGCGGGTAATTGGTCTAGTGTGGGTCTGGCATGTCTAGTAGGCCAGCTGACCCCTATCTTCTCATGGACAGGTATGCTGTGTTCCGCAGAGGATGTGTGAGCGAGCTGACAAACACCGTCTTGACAGGCCCTGATGCTGCAACGCACATGTGTAAGTCCGTGTCACAAGAATTGAAAGTTTTGCGGCTGATTATTTTTCAGCCGAGGAGGTTCAAAATGCCGCTTTGATTGTTCCATGGTGTATGGTCTCGACGGCGATCATCAACGGCGTCCTGGGATTCGTGATTTTGGTTTCATTGCTGTACAACATGGGCCCAATCGATGCCGTCCTCAGTCCCGCCAgcggcttctccttcatcccAGCCGTGCATCACGCCACCGGCTCTAAAGCCGCCACCAACGGCGTGGCTGCCATTATCCTCGTGATGGAGGTCTGTAGTGCCATCAGCATTCTGGCCACCTCTTCACGGCAGACGTTTGCTTTCGCACGCGACAATGCCCTTCCTTTTTCAGGGGCGCTATCCCACGTCAATCGGCTGGCCGGAAGTAGGATTCCCGTACTATCCGTGCTGGTCACGACTGTCGTCACCATGCTACTGAGCTTGATCAACATCGGATCCACTGCTGCTTTCAATGCCATTGCCTCGGTGATGGTAGCCGCTCTTTTCACCACGTATATTCTGTCAATCGGTGCTCTGATTCGTGCACGTTTCCAGCCCGGTGGTATTCCGCCCTCTCGATTCTCTCTCGGGAAACTTGGGCTGCCGCTCAATGTGTTGTCAGTCGGGTAtctcatcttcgccatcaccttcaccttcttcccgACCGCTTACGGGCCGACCCCTGTGACAATGAATTGGTCGATCTTGGTGTTTGGGTTTACGATGCTTTTCGCGATTGGGACTTACTTGGTCCATGGCCGGAAGACGTATCAGGCGCCTGTCATCCACGTGCACCGGGACTAGGTGTCCACCAACCTGCATGCTTCGGTGTTACTTGATTCTATTTGATTCCCCCCCCCCATCGATTCTGCACATTTAGCTGATCCTTTACACACCCACCAGTCAGTGATATTGGCTCGTTAATCAAGTATATCCGACACAAGGTTTTCATCAAGTTTCCCGATTGCAAAGTAGCTACCCAGTGTGTAGATTCAATACCAGTTCCCATCAAGCATAAATCGAGGTAGTATAAGCAATGCGAGTCCTGATTGTTGAGCTATTAAACTCGGTAGTTCGGATCAGCCCCACGGAGATCCTTCCCCACCATTttctctccaacttcttctttcccgCAGCCACCCTAATAATGAAAATCTCCTGCAAGTAAGTGAGCTGGAAGGAGACTTGGCCCCGTCTGCTCACATAGCCGCCATGACCGACTGGACAACCCAGCCACAGTTGCATTCCTACAACCCGTCCGATTCGCCCGATGGCCCAGCGTTCGCCTCTCCCCTCGGCACCGCCAGCTGGGGCCAGGATGGATTCTCGCATGACCCGGGTTTCCTGGCCTCGCAGGAGGAATTAAGATGCATGCTTTTTACCATTGCGCATTCGGCAGCACCTACTCGCGTGCCCAGCCCAGAGGGCCGACCCGATGCTAGTGTGCAGTCTCGGGAGCGGGGGCGCGCCCTGATGCGCCCGGTGCTGTCGAATGCGCGCCGCATCGAGTACTTGAAGAACTACGTTGGACAAGTGGCTCCATGGGTAGGTACACTCTGGCATCTGTGGGATCATGTTTCCCCGAAGTTGGTTGAGCATGGTGACTGATTCTGTTTAGCTTGATATGTTCGACTCGCAATGTGCTTTCCGCGTCCAGCTTCCTGCTCTCGCCCGCACATTCCCCGCGCTTCTCAATGCGATCCTGGCTATCTCTGCCCGGCAaatggagaggagggaaggcATCCAAGACTCCTTCGATAGCATTGAGCTCTACCAGGAGGCTATTCGCTTGCTAAGCCCATTACTGCAGGTGCGCGATCCCAAGGTCGTCGCGGCTTGCGTGCTGTTATGCTGCCTTGAGATGATGTCGGCTCGCGCTCAGGATTGGCGCCGTCATCTAGAGGGATGCGCTGCGTTGTTTGATGCTTTTGGGATGCACGGTTTCAGTGGCGGCCTGCTTCAGGCTTTGTTCTGGTGCTACGCGCGCATGGGTAAAGATTGCCCTGGTGAAAATCAAAAGACTACGCTGACGATTCGACCTAGATGTATGTGGTGCTCTTATTTCGGATGGGACCCAGAGCACTCTTCTTCGACCGAGCACATGGCTAGCACCCGGCTGCCACGAGGATGATGCGTCGCGGCTATTTCAAGCCGCCCGATCCCCCGATATGCACGCCAATTATGCCGTTTATCTCTGTGCAAAGGCCTGTGAGCTAGTCTCTGACCGGACGCAGTGCATCGAACTTGGTTCTAAGAATGGCTGCACGGGTGAAGTGTTCAATCGTCGCTGGATCCAGCTTTGGGACGATTTGCAGCAGTGGGTGGACAAGCGGCCGCCCGAGCTGCTTCCAGTGTACACGGCCCCGAATAAGCCATTTCCACACATCCTTTTTATTCATTGGGCAGCCATTTCCTCAAATCAGCTGTACCATACTGCCAGCATTTTGCTTCTGAACCTCATGCCCAAGTCAGTCAAGTTGCAGCCCGCACCTACTGTGTCGCCGCTCTGGCACGCACGCCGTATCTGTGGAATTTCGCTGGCTAATTCCCACCACGGCTGCTTGAACAATGCCATTCAGCCATTATGGATAGCGGGGCGTCTCTTCAGCCATGTCTCAGAGCATACCATCATTGTCGATATTATCCGAAACATCGAGGCCGATACCGGGTGGGGCGCCTGCTGGCGGATCCGCGACCTAGAGTTGGCCTGGGGATACCAGGTATCTCGTTGATCTATCGATTCTCGTGCTGTACGTCTCCCCAATTTATCTTGGTGAGGGTTGGTTCAGAGTCGGAGACGAAGACTAGGCTTCTTACGTTTCATCGAGAAGACACCATATTTGCCGCAGTTCCTTCAAGCGCTCACTAATATCAAACCCCGTTATCGTCCGAATGCGCTCAAATGCACGCAGGatttcctgctgctgcgattCATGTGTCATCCGGCGCGCGGCCATCAGAAATGATGCCAACAGGCACGGATCCCAGCATTCCTGCCGGTCGTTATGCAAGGCGATGCTGCAGATGCGCTGCGCATGCCAAAGCGGTGACATTGCGGTAGGGTTGGAGTCGGTGATGAGTGCGGTGCGCGGCCGGCTTTGCAGAAGTACCAGCATGGCAGTATGATAAAGCTGGCTGCCGAACGCACCCGCTCCATTGGAGAACAAAACAACCGGAAAACTGCGCTCTGGACCGGCTAACTGGTCAtgcatctccagctccagcatcGGCTGGAATTCCTGCGGTCGGTTGTGGTACCAGTGCTCGAGCTCATCCACGAGCTGCATCCACGTCTGTATTGGCGAACAGCCCGGTGGTGATTCTTCGTTGTGGATGAGCTGGAGTGCGCGCGCACACAACCAGAGCGGGCGGTGCGCAAAATGGAAGACCATCCCGAATGGATCGACTATGGGGTCGACATCAACCAGGTATGGGAGTGAAGGAGGGAGCGGAATGTGGATATCCGCGTCGTTAACTAATGCGGCTCCGATATCTGTATAAGTGTTAGAAGCATGGCAACATTCAGCTGCTCCGGCACATACCTAATCTTGCAAGCAGCCAGTAAATTGCGGATGCTAGATCCCTACCCACTGCCCGTAGGCAAATGGCATCGAGAAGCTCCTTATCATCCTCTCTGTGATGGGCCCATGCATTACAGATGCATTTGATACAGTTTTTCGCACCATCCAAAGCCTTGAGAAGTGCACGGGCGGTAAAATCAAGGTGGGCATCGGGACTGCCCTGTTTGTCTGCCGCTAATGCTCTTAAGCTTCCTTGCTCGGGGTGCAGTTGGCTGAACGATGTTTCGGACAAACAGAGAACTGATATCCATACAGGCTGTAACTCCTTCGCCAACTGCAGAGCGTTAATCCCGAACGACTGTCCCAAGTCGCACAAATCCAGCTGATATAGTCAGTCCCTGCTCTGAGTATCCAGAGACAAAATTCTTACCCATGGCGCCACTTCGTAGCGGTAGTGGCGAAGTAGCTCTAGTGCCTCCGTTGACTTGGAATCGGTCGTGTTGCCTACTTCTCTCGGTGAGAAGGTTGACGAGCGTGGATCGGAAAACGTAGACTGCGTCATCGCCATAGCATGAGGTGCTTCCTGTGTGACCGGCGAGGCAACGAAGTCCGACAGACTCAAGTCGGAGCCCATAGCATGGGCATCAACCATGCCTGTGCCCAGCGCCAATAGGCCCGCGACTGCAGATTCGTCCTTGGCGCTGTACCCCCCAGGAGGTTTGGTGATCCTGGCCTGCGAGTATGTATTTTCTGGAGACCAAAATGTGAACTCAGGGTCGCTGATTTGCGAAGGGGCCTCGATGCCCGTAGATTCAGGTATCACATTGTTTTGAGGCTGGTTCTCTGGCTGCACTGCGACGATTGAGGTGTGCGCGCCAGCACTGGAGCTCACTTCCGCAGGATTCGATGCCTGCCACGACTGGTCAGGATCTTGAGTTTCTTTTGATGGTTCCTCGTTGATGAACTATGTTGAGATATCGTGTCAGATAACCCCATGAAGCCAACCGTGCGATTCTTACCCGAATTGCATCGTAACTCGAGGTCGCCTCACTCCCCACCTGCGTTGGTGCGACTGTGTGTGCATTTTTCGTCAGAAATGTGAGCTGTGGACCATACTGGCACTGAAAATTGCGAGCAATGCAGTTGCGGCATCGCGGTTTGCCTTCATCGCCTGTGTCCAGGGTGTGTTAGCGAGGAAATTACGCGGCTTGGAGGCTGGATACATTTTCGGCGACGAATACGGCAGCGCATGCACCCGGTCCGACATCGAGTGAGCCGGCGCGATGAAATGCTCGCCGTCGGCTGGCCTACCATTGCTTCCTACCTAGGTAGGTGTGCTGTTGAGTGTTGACCAACGCTAGGTCGGGGCACGCGCAACCGGGCGGAGAACCGCCGAGCTGAAACAAGAAGGCATAGCCGCAGTCACGTGTTACTGGAACTATACGAGACACGCAACTGTTTATTATTGAATTGGAAGCAAGACAAATATCAAATTTACCATCTATGTCTGACAACATCTTCTACCTATCTCGAACACACTACCCGCTTTTTTCGATATTCATCCACAATCCCCGCATATGCAGACGGCCCATACACCCCAGTCAACTCCGTCAGATACCCTCCGCCCAAACGGTATGGGTTCAAGCCGAGGTCGCGCATCAGGATATCATTGTACTGCCCTTTAAGTTAGTCATGCTCTTTTTCTTAACTCTCACTTCCAGCCCACTTGCCTGAATAGCATCCACCGCGAGACTTGTCCCGGTCAAAGATCCAAGAACGACATCTTCAGAAATAGATTCTTTCATTTCCTCGCGCGAGACATTGTCCAGCCAGTCAAGTCCTTCCGTCAGAAACGCAGCTACCCAAAGTGCTTGGACCTCTGCGACAACAGCAATAGTAGATGTCAAAACgatgccgagggcggcgaATGAGCGATCTCCTTCAGCCACCAGCTCAGGTGCGACCATTTGCCGGAATAGGCGATACGGAAGATATTCATGGCTCCCCATCCAAGACGGAGCTGCGCGATCGAGCAACGTGCAGCCGGTTTCAGCCAATGTTTTCCGGACTGTGGCCTCCGACCGCTGGTCCAGCTCCTGCCAAAGTTTCACATGGCTCCTTGTGATCGAGTCCAGTGAATCGAAAAGTCTCTCCGGTGACAGGTTCCCGTTGTGTTCAGGCTTTGCAGAGTTTATCAGGCCTGAGAGGCCCAATTTGAGACGAAAACTTGGGGGTTCGAACGCGATGGGCACGATGGGTTTATATCCTGTGGCATGCACAACTAAGTCAACTGGATCG
Encoded here:
- a CDS encoding uncharacterized protein (ID:PFLUO_009585-T1.cds;~source:funannotate) encodes the protein MLEKETEVIAQDDLDMQRLGRAQQFKRNFRFYSILGFTTTLMATWESILLTSTYGLTDGGRAGMLYVYLTSFIGFFAAVISMAEIASIAPTSAGQYHWVSEFAGPRFQRFLSYITGWLSVVGWQAAFASICFLCGTLIQGLLVFNYSDPSGWVYGFERWHGTLFTMAIAVVGTLVNTFGAKFLPPLEGIILFLHLGGFVAVLVPIWAMSPSTVSSHEVWTQFTNAGNWSSVGLACLVGQLTPIFSWTGPDAATHMSEEVQNAALIVPWCMVSTAIINGVLGFVILVSLLYNMGPIDAVLSPASGFSFIPAVHHATGSKAATNGVAAIILVMEVCSAISILATSSRQTFAFARDNALPFSGALSHVNRLAGSRIPVLSVLVTTVVTMLLSLINIGSTAAFNAIASVMVAALFTTYILSIGALIRARFQPGGIPPSRFSLGKLGLPLNVLSVGYLIFAITFTFFPTAYGPTPVTMNWSILVFGFTMLFAIGTYLVHGRKTYQAPVIHVHRD
- a CDS encoding uncharacterized protein (ID:PFLUO_009586-T1.cds;~source:funannotate); protein product: MTDWTTQPQLHSYNPSDSPDGPAFASPLGTASWGQDGFSHDPGFLASQEELRCMLFTIAHSAAPTRVPSPEGRPDASVQSRERGRALMRPVLSNARRIEYLKNYVGQVAPWLDMFDSQCAFRVQLPALARTFPALLNAILAISARQMERREGIQDSFDSIELYQEAIRLLSPLLQVRDPKVVAACVLLCCLEMMSARAQDWRRHLEGCAALFDAFGMHGFSGGLLQALFWCYARMGKDCPGENQKTTLTIRPRSPGCHEDDASRLFQAARSPDMHANYAVYLCAKACELVSDRTQCIELGSKNGCTGEVFNRRWIQLWDDLQQWVDKRPPELLPVYTAPNKPFPHILFIHWAAISSNQLYHTASILLLNLMPKSVKLQPAPTVSPLWHARRICGISLANSHHGCLNNAIQPLWIAGRLFSHVSEHTIIVDIIRNIEADTGWGACWRIRDLELAWGYQVSR
- a CDS encoding uncharacterized protein (ID:PFLUO_009587-T1.cds;~source:funannotate), whose product is MDRVVIVGAGLYGLIAGKTYLQIVGAYDEEKPNNQANDSVDELPACFTTPRQSSVKDASKCNLLMIDAASDLGGTWAEERLYPNLLSQNSYGLYEFSDLPLAGVVPQEESDDGSQFIAGWKINHYLHKWVTKWDLRKHIRLNWKVEKIARLESKEWKLEISITASPPRIITVICDKLILATGLTSVPNLPATQTHGEFVDTTAPAIHAKQVGDWAREQLGYQPLPDKAGKPEEIDNQDPKLRSVAIYGGAKSSFDLVHFFATLHHNSPDLHLRSTPKNPVQVHWIIRDGGTGPAWMAPPTSTLPNGDTIASDKAASTRLLSHLSPCCYEIPKRLSIVRSPQVWGLNLQMEGSWLARIFHGNPLGRGWIRSFWRSVDRNLEELARYRSNPKMNKLRPRHSVVSCASSIGIANQPDLWDTILLPQVHIYRSAITGISGTIEESEAGPTGDAIVHLADGTQIDPVDLVVHATGYKPIVPIAFEPPSFRLKLGLSGLINSAKPEHNGNLSPERLFDSLDSITRSHVKLWQELDQRSEATVRKTLAETGCTLLDRAAPSWMGSHEYLPYRLFRQMVAPELVAEGDRSFAALGIVLTSTIAVVAEVQALWVAAFLTEGLDWLDNVSREEMKESISEDVVLGSLTGTSLAVDAIQYNDILMRDLGLNPYRLGGGYLTELTGVYGPSAYAGIVDEYRKKRVAMKANRDAATALLAIFSAIAPTQVGSEATSSYDAIRFINEEPSKETQDPDQSWQASNPAEVSSSAGAHTSIVAVQPENQPQNNVIPESTGIEAPSQISDPEFTFWSPENTYSQARITKPPGGYSAKDESAVAGLLALGTGMVDAHAMGSDLSLSDFVASPVTQEAPHAMAMTQSTFSDPRSSTFSPREVGNTTDSKSTEALELLRHYRYEVAPWLDLCDLGQSFGINALQLAKELQPVWISVLCLSETSFSQLHPEQGSLRALAADKQGSPDAHLDFTARALLKALDGAKNCIKCICNAWAHHREDDKELLDAICLRAVGRDLASAIYWLLARLDIGAALVNDADIHIPLPPSLPYLVDVDPIVDPFGMVFHFAHRPLWLCARALQLIHNEESPPGCSPIQTWMQLVDELEHWYHNRPQEFQPMLELEMHDQLAGPERSFPVVLFSNGAGAFGSQLYHTAMLVLLQSRPRTALITDSNPTAMSPLWHAQRICSIALHNDRQECWDPCLLASFLMAARRMTHESQQQEILRAFERIRTITGFDISERLKELRQIWCLLDET